From a region of the Mauremys mutica isolate MM-2020 ecotype Southern chromosome 12, ASM2049712v1, whole genome shotgun sequence genome:
- the PVALEF gene encoding parvalbumin-like EF-hand-containing protein produces the protein MEENFSCQVKKMALALGTSLTDMDIDLLPSELRHHAAFNYSKFFEYMQKFQTSSEQEEQVRKAFQLLDKDNSGFIEWNEIKYILSTVPSTMPAMPLSDEEAEAIIQAADTDGDGRIDFQEFSNLVTKEKIPKKK, from the exons ATGGAGGAGAATTTTTCCTGCCAAGTCAAGAAGATGGCGCTGGCCTTGGGAACCTCTCTGACGGACATGGATATTGACCTGCTGCCCTCGGAGCTAAGACATCACG CTGCCTTCAACTACAGCAAGTTCTTCGAGTACATGCAGAAGTTCCAGACGTCGAGCGAGCAGGAGGAGCAGGTGCGGAAAGCTTTCCAGCTCCTGGACAAGGACAACAGCGGCTTCATCGAGTGGAACGAGATCAA GTACATCCTGTCCACCGTGCCCAGCACCATGCCTGCGATGCCCTTGTCAGACGAGGAGGCTGAAGCTATCATCCAAGCGGCTGACACAGATGGGGATGGGAGGATTGATTTCCAAG AGTTCTCCAACCTGGTCACGAAGGAGAAGATCCCCAAGAAGAAGTGA